One Rouxiella sp. S1S-2 genomic window, GTTCAATACAGAGAGTTATTGATGAGTACAGAAAATCAGGTCCGCGAAATATTGCAGGATATTGAGCAAGTTATGCGTCAACTGTCTTTATGGCAACCTATGCCTCCAGAGCCAGAGGCTTTTGAGAGTAAAGAGCCTTTTGCCGTAGATACCATGTCGGCCGAGCAGTGGTTGCAGTGGGTTCTTATCCCACGTATGTACGCGTTATTGGCCGCAGAGGCGCCGTTGCCG contains:
- a CDS encoding YqcC family protein, with amino-acid sequence MSTENQVREILQDIEQVMRQLSLWQPMPPEPEAFESKEPFAVDTMSAEQWLQWVLIPRMYALLAAEAPLPTRFAITPYYEMALAGQERLHNVLQRLDDLLNIED